A single Lactuca sativa cultivar Salinas chromosome 8, Lsat_Salinas_v11, whole genome shotgun sequence DNA region contains:
- the LOC111908450 gene encoding scarecrow-like protein 8: MSSGFPGGHPDYFNINIGTNNVSGRSMSMMNMTNNPQGSYRSPLAGILADPSSQIGLRRPELMGKRSLAEFQHHHQLQQQAAFFLRNVKQRPYNQHASPVSPLSLVDFPNSPEVSSVSNMSSSSLSSVPRYGVPVMQQVHPASVQSFNLGNGNFNGVMGNYQHNNRGNFPRVSLPNLAAKQSAASQETEGKMMKRLQELEKQLLLDDEDGENDVSGVTNSEWSETIHNILGSTPVVKAENTVSPSPTSSSSSSCASSSASPATPICPKQLLSDTAVAIADGKNDSAMEILTRLNQVSNALGTPEQRLSFYIASALRSRLSGNPTTASELYGKDHIVSTQLLYDKSPCFKLALMAANDAILELGQAENSIHVVDFDIGQGVQYVYLLHEIAAARKVDKETNISLKLTTFTDFGNGGADRLKLVGDGLSSLSNKLGVPFSFNISTLKLSDLNASALMVEPREVLVVNFAFKLYKLPDESVTTENLRDEVLRRVKGLSPALVTVVEQDLNANTASFETRVSQSCGYYGALLESLDATIGRDNSERVKIEEGLSRKMMNSVACEGRDRVERCEVFGKWRARMSMAGFEPKAMSQLRAETLVSKVNSGTRGHPGFTVKEEAGGINFGWMGRSLTVASAWH, encoded by the coding sequence ATGTCCTCAGGCTTCCCCGGCGGTCATCCAGACTACTTCAACATCAACATCGGCACCAACAACGTCAGCGGGAGATCCATGTCTATGATGAATATGACCAACAACCCACAAGGCTCTTACCGGTCACCACTTGCCGGAATTCTTGCTGACCCATCTTCTCAGATCGGACTCAGGCGACCTGAGTTGATGGGGAAAAGATCTCTGGCTGAATTCCAACACCATCACCAACTCCAGCAGCAAGCTGCGTTTTTCTTGAGAAACGTGAAACAAAGGCCTTATAATCAGCATGCTTCTCCTGTATCTCCGCTTTCTCTAGTGGATTTTCCGAATTCGCCGGAAGTTTCTTCGGTTTCTAATATGTCTTCATCGTCTTTGTCGTCTGTTCCTCGCTATGGCGTTCCAGTTATGCAACAAGTTCATCCGGCGAGTGTGCAAAGTTTTAATCTTGGTAATGGAAACTTTAACGGCGTAATGGGTAATTACCAACATAACAATCGTGGCAATTTTCCGCGAGTTTCTTTACCTAATTTAGCGGCGAAACAATCGGCGGCCAGTCAAGAAACGGAGGGGAAGATGATGAAACGTCTGCAAGAGCTAGAGAAACAGCTTTTATTGGACGATGAAGACGGAGAAAACGATGTCTCCGGCGTTACTAACAGCGAGTGGTCGGAAACGATTCACAACATACTCGGTTCCACCCCGGTGGTGAAAGCGGAGAACACTGTTTCTCCTTCTCCGACGTCGTCGTCTTCTTCGTCCTGTGCATCTTCCTCCGCGTCTCCAGCGACCCCAATTTGCCCAAAGCAGTTGCTATCCGACACCGCAGTTGCAATTGCCGACGGGAAAAACGACTCAGCGATGGAAATCCTCACGCGCCTCAACCAGGTTTCAAACGCGCTTGGTACCCCCGAGCAGCGATTGAGTTTCTACATTGCGTCCGCACTCCGATCGCGGCTAAGCGGGAACCCGACGACGGCGTCGGAGTTGTATGGAAAAGATCACATCGTGTCAACCCAACTGCTCTATGACAAATCCCCATGTTTCAAGCTTGCTCTCATGGCAGCGAACGACGCCATTCTCGAACTGGGGCAGGCCGAGAACAGCATACATGTGGTAGATTTCGATATAGGTCAGGGCGTTCAGTACGTGTACTTACTTCACGAGATTGCGGCGGCGCGTAAGGTTGATAAAGAGACAAACATTTCATTAAAGCTTACAACTTTCACAGACTTTGGTAATGGGGGTGCTGATAGATTGAAACTCGTGGGTGATGGTCTGAGTTCCCTTTCTAACAAACTGGGTGTCCCCTTTTCTTTCAATATTTCAACTTTGAAATTATCCGATCTCAATGCGTCGGCCTTAATGGTGGAACCCAGAGAAGTTCTGGTTGTGAATTTCGCTTTCAAGTTGTACAAATTGCCAGACGAGAGCGTGACTACGGAGAATCTGAGAGACGAGGTGTTGCGGCGCGTGAAGGGGTTGTCACCGGCGTTGGTGACGGTGGTGGAGCAGGATTTGAACGCCAACACAGCGTCGTTTGAGACGCGCGTGAGCCAGTCGTGTGGGTATTATGGGGCGTTGTTGGAGTCGCTGGACGCGACGATTGGGAGGGATAACTCGGAGCGAGTGAAAATCGAGGAGGGACTGAGTCGGAAAATGATGAACTCGGTTGCGTGTGAGGGGAGAGACAGGGTTGAAAGATGTGAGGTGTTTGGGAAATGGCGGGCCCGAATGAGCATGGCTGGGTTCGAGCCAAAGGCGATGAGTCAACTCAGGGCTGAAACATTAGTCTCGAAGGTGAACTCGGGCACACGTGGTCATCCGGGCTTCACGGTGAAGGAGGAGGCCGGCGGGATTAATTTTGGGTGGATGGGCCGGAGTCTCACCGTCGCATCGGCGTGGCATTAG